Below is a genomic region from Rhodopirellula islandica.
CGCGATCGAGTTCGTGACCCGCAGGATCTTCGGCAACCCGAATTGGGGATCGGTCGCGATCGTTCCCGCACACCAATGCGGTGGGACGCTTCCGCTCACGCCGGATTCAGCACCGTCGATCCTTGGCTTCCGCTGGGTGACGATTGGCGGACGCGGAATGTTGCCGCGCAAGCTCGGGACCCTCAATCGCTTCTGTCTCTGTACCAAACATTGCTCTCACTGCGGCGAAGCCACCCGGCACTTGTGATCGGCGACCTCGTGCACCTGGATTCCGCCAACGACGTGCTCTGCTTTGAGCGACAGCATGGCGAGGAACGACTGTGGATCGCACTGAATCTCAGCGACCAACCCCAGCCCATGCCCAGGCCACAAGAAGCTGCCCAAGCGACCTCCCTGTTCACGCTTCTGTGCTCAACATCAAAACCTCGTCCGCTGGACGGCACGCTGGCGCCCAACGAAGGTCTCCTCCTGCAACGAAGAAAGCAATCCTAGAATGCGAATCGCAATGCTGGCCCCCATCGCGTGGCGAACTCCACCGAAGGCCTACGGCCCGTGGGAACTCGTCACCAGCATGTTGACAGAGGCCCTTGTGGCGAGAGGGGTGGACGTGACTCTGTTCGCCACGCTCGACAGCCAAACGTCGGGGAAGCTCGATGGCGTGGTCCCCGCACCCTACGGCGACGACCCATCGATCGACGCAAAGGTCTGGGAGTTTCGGCATCTGGCTCATCTGTTTGAACAAGCCGACCAGTTCGACTTGATCCACAACCAAGCGGACTTTCCCGCCCACGCCTTCGCCCGGATGATCGACACGCCGATCGTCACCACCATTCATGGATTCTCATCCGACCGCATCCTGCCGATGTATCAAGCGTTCCAGGACGTGGTTCACTACGTCGCGATCAGCGATGCCGATCGGCATCCCAGTTTGCGGTACGCCGCCACCATCCATCATGGCATTCCCATTGATCAGTTTCCGTTTCAGCCAAAGCTCAGCGATGACCTGCTGTTCTTTGGCCGCATCCATCCTGACAAAGGTGCGGCGGAAGCGATCGCGGTGGCACGCCGCAGCGGACGCCCGCTGCACATGTACGGCCTCATTCAAGACCACCAGTACCATGAAACGCATGTCGTGCCAGCCGATGATGGCGTGCACATGACCTACCATGGGGTGGTCGGTGGGAAGCAACGACTGGACGCCTTGGGCAATGCGAGAGCGTTGTTGCACCTGATCAACTTTGACGAACCATTTGGTCTGTCGGTGATCGAAGCGATGGCCTGCGGAACACCCGTGATTGCCACCCGGCGCGGATCGATGCCCGAGCTGATTGAACACGGCGTCACTGGTTTCCTGGTCGACAACTTGGAAGAAGCGAACCAAGCGATTGAGCGAATCGACGAGATCGATCGAGCCACCGTTCGCCGAGCGGTCGCGGAACGTTTCTCCATCGACCGCATGGCCGACGCCTACCAAGCCCTCTACCACCGCATCAGCAACCCCATCGTGGCCTAGGCTTCCAGCCTGGGTTGCGTCCGTCATTCACCACCCGGCACAACTCTCGCCCCCGCTCCCACTCGCGTCAGAGGTCGTGCAGTTTCTGAATGATCTGTTGCGTCTGAACCGCAAAGGGATGTGTCTTGGACTCTGGGGCGATCGCGTCCAAGTCAGCAACGGCGGCCGCGATCGCTTCACGCTCTGCCTCTGTGTCACCGCTGCGTCGTCGAATTTCGGCAAGACTTCGGAACAGCAACGCTCGCCAACATCGATGGGGCATGCTACTGGGTGATGCATCGACCAACGACGACTGAATCGCAATTGCCTTTTCGAGGCGTTCCAGTTCCAAAGCAAAGTCGCCATCCGAACGAGCGAGGCTCGATAGCTTGTGCAAAATGTGAACTTCGGAGATGGCGAACAGTTGTGTCTTGGGATTGCTCGACCGCAGCGGTTGCAATTCCGCCAGCGCTTCGTGAAGTCGCTCGTCCGCTTCGTTGATCAATCGTTTCGAACCGAACTGCCGTCGCAGATTCACGCTGGAGAGCACCTCGACCAAGGCGAACCGGACTCGGGAATCGTCTGGATTTTGAATCAGTCGATCCCGCAAAATTTCGGTGGCTGACAGAAGCTCCGACTGCCGAATCGCTGGCCGCTTTGCGCGACGTGATTTGGCGAGATGAATCCGCGCTCGCAGCACAGCAACTTCACTCGCGTCATGCAAAGGGATTGTCAATTCACTCAACAGCAACTCGGCCGCTGACAATCGCTCACGGGCGATTCGTGATTCAACCGGCGACCCCCATTCATCGCGGCGACGCTGAGGCGGCGGCTCACCGAGCGCCACATACGCAGACGCTAGTTGCAGTTTCAACCGATCGTCTGGATCGGTGACCGCTTCCCCGAACTGGATCGCCATGCCATAGGCTTTGTCGGAATGGGCGTCGTCCAACTTCAGGGCGTGGACTTTGCCGAGCTCGTTGTGCAAACGGGCGAGCAGCATTCGCTTCTCATTCGTTGGCAAACCAGCCAGGTCACCCCGTGTCCCCAAGAGTTCAATGCTTTGGTCGAGGGTGTTGATTGCAGCGTCGGTCTGCCCGAGTTGTCGTTGAATCTGTGACAACCGAAGGCTCGCTTCCACCATTTGTCGAACGATGTCGGGCCGAGTCGGCGACTGGTTGGCAAGCCGTTCGTACAGGGGTTGAATGTTTTCCAACACG
It encodes:
- a CDS encoding glycosyltransferase family 4 protein: MRIAMLAPIAWRTPPKAYGPWELVTSMLTEALVARGVDVTLFATLDSQTSGKLDGVVPAPYGDDPSIDAKVWEFRHLAHLFEQADQFDLIHNQADFPAHAFARMIDTPIVTTIHGFSSDRILPMYQAFQDVVHYVAISDADRHPSLRYAATIHHGIPIDQFPFQPKLSDDLLFFGRIHPDKGAAEAIAVARRSGRPLHMYGLIQDHQYHETHVVPADDGVHMTYHGVVGGKQRLDALGNARALLHLINFDEPFGLSVIEAMACGTPVIATRRGSMPELIEHGVTGFLVDNLEEANQAIERIDEIDRATVRRAVAERFSIDRMADAYQALYHRISNPIVA